The DNA region TGCAGATCGAGGTGCCGGAGTTCGAGACCCGCGCCGCCATCCTCCAGAAGAAGGCGGACGTGGAGAAGATCGACCTGCCGGACGACGTCACCCAGCTGCTCGCCCAGCACATCCGGTCGAACGTCCGCGAGCTCGAGGGCGCGCTCATGCGCCTCGCCGCGTTCGCCTCGCTGAAGAGCGAGCCGATCACGGTGCCGCTCGCCCGCGACGTCCTCTCCGACGTCATCCCGCCGCCCGGCTACCGCCCGCCCATCGAGAAGATCCAGGAGGCGGTCGCCGGCCACTACGGGCTCACCGTGGCGAAGCTGACCAGCGCGTCGCGCGAGCAGAAGATCGCGTTCCCGCGCCAGGTGGCGATGTACCTCTGCCGCGAGCTGGCGAAGGAGAAGTTCCAGTCCATCGCCGAGAAGTTCAACAAGAAGGACCACACCACCGTCATCGCCGCGGTGGACCGCGTGAAGGGCCTCCTCGAGTCGGACGACGCCGTCCGCACCGCCGTGGCCCAGCTCTCGGCGAAGCTGGCCCCCTAGGCGCCATCGCCCCGCCACGCCCTCGCGCGGCCCGCCTCGCGGCCACGGAGGCCGTGGTGCGTCCTCGCGCCTTCCCTCACCCTGAGCGTAGGCGGCCCGAAGGCTCGCCCGAGTCGAAGGGTCACCCTGAGCGTAGGTTCCCGGCGGCCGCGACCGGAGTCGAACGGCCGGCCTCGGTCGCCCCGCACCCGGAACAGCCTGTGGGAAGGCGGTGGAAGGTGCGTCGATCCGGCTGGGGACGGGCTGTGGGCGAGCGTTGACACCTTCTCTCGCGGCGCGCTACACAACCCACACCCAGCTGGATCCACGGGTTTTTCCGGGGAAGAAACTCGAGCAGGATCAGGGCGCTCGGCCGCTTTTCCACATCGGTCCTCCCCCTGCTTCGACGACGGATCTCAAAGAAGAGGATCATCCCATGGAACTGAAGATCGGCGCCCAGGAGCTCGCGAAGGCCCTCGGCCGCTCGCAGGGCATCGTCGAGAAGAAGAGCACGATGCCGATCCTCTCCCACGTCCTGCTCGAGGCGAAGAAGGGCGACCAGCTCGTCGTCTCCGCCACCGACCTCGACCTGGCGGTCTCCTCCGAGCACGCCTGCGAGGTGCTGAAGGAGGGCGCGGTGGCCGTCTCGGCCCGCCACCTCTACGAGATCGTCCGCGCCCTGCCCGAGCAGACCGTCACGCTCAAGAAGGCGCACAACAACTACCTCGAGGTGAAGAGCGGCCCGTCCGAGTTCCGGATCGTCGGCCTGCCCGCCGAGGACTTCCCGGCGCTGCCCCGCTTCGACAAGGTGCCGTTCGCCGACGTGGACCCGGCGCTGCTGCTCGAGATGATCGAGCGGACCTTCTTCGCCGTCTCGAACGACGAGACCCGCTACAACCTGAACGGCGTCTACTTCGAGCCGGCCGGCGACGCGCTCCGCCTGGTCGCCACCGACGGCCACCGCCTGTCGCTCTCCGAGCGCACCGTGGGCGCCACCTTCGGCCTGAAGCGCGGCGTGATCCTGCCGAAGAAGGGGCTCGCCGAGCTGAAGAAGCTGCTCGCCGAGGCGGCCGAGTCCGGCGAGGAGAAGCCGGAGGCGAAGCTCGGGTTCGTGGAGAACAGCGCCATCTTCCGCCGGCCGAACGTGGTGCTCGTGATGCGGCTCATCGAGGGGCTGTTCCCGGACTACAAGCAGGTCATCCCGAAGGCCGGCGAGAAGGTCTTCAAGGTGGGCCGCGCCCGCTTCCTCGAGACGCTTCGGCGCATCTCGCTGCTCTCGTCCGACAAGGCGCACGCCGTGAAGCTGGACCTCTCGAAGGACCTGCTCCGCGTCCTCTCGCAGAACCCGGACCTGGGAGAGGCGAAGGAGGAGGTGCCGGTGGAGTACGCGGGCGAGCCGCTCAAGATCGGCTTCAACGCGCGCTACATCATGGAGGTCCTCCAGGCGGTGAAGTCGAACGAGGTCGTGTTCGAGCTCGCCGACGACCTCTCCCCGGGCGTCCTGAAGGGCGGCGAGGAGGCGGACCAGGGCTTCACCGCCGTCGTGATGCCGATGCGCATCTGACGGTCCGTGGTTCACCTGAGTGAAGCTCCTCTCCCTCCACGTCCAGGACTTCCGAAACCTCGCCGCCGTCGAGCTCGCGCCGTCGCCGCGGGCCACCGTGCTCCTCGGCGAGAACGGCCAGGGGAAGACCAACCTCCTCGAGGCCATCTACTTCCTCACCACGCTGAAGCCGCTCCGCGCGGTGCGGCTCGCGGAGCTGGTCCGGTTCGGCGCCGCCGACGCCGCGGTGGCCGGCGACTTCGAGGGGCCGGGCGGCGTGCGCCGGGTGGCGGTGCAGGTGGCCGCGGGCGGCCGCACCGCCTCGCTCGACGGCAAGGCGCTCGGCTCCGGCGCCCGCCTCGACGACTACTTCGAGGGCCTCGCCTCGGTCTGCTTCTCGCCCGACGACCTCCTGCTCGTGAAGGCGGGGCCGGACGGGCGGCGGCGCTTCCTCGACCGCGCCGCGTTCAACCGCTGGCCGGCGGTGCTCGGCGAGGCGCGCGAGTACGTGCGGGCGCTGCGGGCCCGGAACGCGGCGCTGCGCAGCGGCACGGCCGAGGTGGAGGCGAGCTTCCGCGAGCCGCTGGTGCGCGCCGGGGCGCGCCTCCTGGTGCGGCGGCGCGACCTCGTGGCGGAGCTCGCCCCGCGGCTCCGGGCCGCCTTCGCCGAGATCTCCGGGCCGGCCGCCCCCGAGGCCGACCTCGCCTACCGCGCCGCCGGCGGCGTCGAGGTGGGGCACCCGGAGGCCGAGGTGGCGGCGCGCCTCGCCCGCGCCCTGGAGACGCGGCTCGAGCGCGATCGCGAGAAGGGCTTCACGTCGGCCGGGCCGCACATGGACGACCTCG from Anaeromyxobacter dehalogenans 2CP-C includes:
- the dnaN gene encoding DNA polymerase III subunit beta — translated: MELKIGAQELAKALGRSQGIVEKKSTMPILSHVLLEAKKGDQLVVSATDLDLAVSSEHACEVLKEGAVAVSARHLYEIVRALPEQTVTLKKAHNNYLEVKSGPSEFRIVGLPAEDFPALPRFDKVPFADVDPALLLEMIERTFFAVSNDETRYNLNGVYFEPAGDALRLVATDGHRLSLSERTVGATFGLKRGVILPKKGLAELKKLLAEAAESGEEKPEAKLGFVENSAIFRRPNVVLVMRLIEGLFPDYKQVIPKAGEKVFKVGRARFLETLRRISLLSSDKAHAVKLDLSKDLLRVLSQNPDLGEAKEEVPVEYAGEPLKIGFNARYIMEVLQAVKSNEVVFELADDLSPGVLKGGEEADQGFTAVVMPMRI
- the recF gene encoding DNA replication/repair protein RecF (All proteins in this family for which functions are known are DNA-binding proteins that assist the filamentation of RecA onto DNA for the initiation of recombination or recombinational repair.), coding for MKLLSLHVQDFRNLAAVELAPSPRATVLLGENGQGKTNLLEAIYFLTTLKPLRAVRLAELVRFGAADAAVAGDFEGPGGVRRVAVQVAAGGRTASLDGKALGSGARLDDYFEGLASVCFSPDDLLLVKAGPDGRRRFLDRAAFNRWPAVLGEAREYVRALRARNAALRSGTAEVEASFREPLVRAGARLLVRRRDLVAELAPRLRAAFAEISGPAAPEADLAYRAAGGVEVGHPEAEVAARLARALETRLERDREKGFTSAGPHMDDLVLALGGKGARLYGSQGQQRALVLALKIAEIENLRAALGRPPLLLLDDVSSELDPAKNRFLLGYLAALPAQAFLTTTDRRLIEPAAGPDTAFYEVRSGVVSPLVS